The proteins below are encoded in one region of Mycobacterium shinjukuense:
- a CDS encoding LppA family lipoprotein produces MIALRPVSRTLLGWRRIVALTMIGISTALIGGCTMDYNPDTSPHLTDEQKIQLIDSMRHKGSYEAARERLTTTARIISDRISAAIPGQSWKFDDDPNIQHSDQNGALCDKLTADIARRPIANSVIFGATFSAEDFKTAANIVREEAAKYGATTQSSLFNESAKRDYDVQGNGYEFNLGQINFATLNITGECLLLQKVLDLPPGQLPPEPPIWPTTPTPTP; encoded by the coding sequence GTGATCGCACTCCGACCAGTTTCTCGAACGCTGCTGGGGTGGCGGCGCATCGTCGCGCTGACCATGATTGGCATCTCTACCGCCCTGATAGGTGGCTGCACCATGGACTACAACCCCGACACATCACCGCACCTGACCGACGAGCAGAAGATCCAGCTCATCGACAGCATGCGCCACAAAGGCTCCTACGAGGCCGCCCGAGAACGCCTGACCACCACCGCCCGGATCATCTCCGACCGCATCAGCGCGGCAATCCCGGGCCAATCCTGGAAATTCGACGACGATCCCAACATCCAACACTCTGACCAAAACGGAGCGCTGTGCGACAAGCTCACCGCGGATATCGCGCGGCGGCCGATCGCCAACAGCGTAATTTTCGGCGCCACGTTCTCTGCGGAAGACTTCAAGACAGCCGCCAATATTGTGCGAGAGGAAGCCGCCAAGTACGGCGCGACCACGCAGTCGTCGCTGTTTAACGAATCGGCCAAACGCGACTACGACGTGCAAGGCAACGGCTACGAATTCAACCTCGGCCAAATCAATTTCGCCACACTTAACATCACCGGTGAATGTCTTCTGTTGCAGAAGGTGCTCGACCTACCACCCGGACAACTCCCCCCGGAACCACCCATATGGCCGACGACGCCGACGCCAACCCCGTGA
- a CDS encoding LppA family lipoprotein produces the protein MIAPQPIPRTLSRWQRIITLTMIGISTALLGGCTMDQNPDKSRHLTDEQKIQLIDSMRHKGSYEAARERLTTTARIIADRISAAVPGQTWKFNDDSYGQDFYKNGSLCKELSADIARRPMAKPVDFGSTFSAEDFKAASNIVREEAAKYGATTESSLFNESAKREYDVQGNGYEFNLGQINFATLLITGECLLLQKVLDLPAGQLPPAPPIWPTTSTPH, from the coding sequence GTGATCGCACCACAACCGATTCCCCGAACGCTGTCGCGGTGGCAGCGCATCATCACGCTGACCATGATCGGCATATCAACCGCCCTGCTAGGTGGCTGCACAATGGACCAAAACCCCGACAAATCACGACACCTGACCGACGAGCAGAAGATCCAGCTCATCGACAGCATGCGCCACAAAGGCTCCTACGAGGCCGCCCGGGAACGCCTAACCACCACCGCCCGGATCATCGCCGACCGCATCAGTGCCGCCGTCCCGGGCCAAACCTGGAAATTCAACGACGACTCCTACGGCCAAGACTTCTATAAAAATGGATCGTTGTGTAAGGAACTCAGTGCCGATATCGCCCGGCGGCCGATGGCCAAACCGGTTGACTTCGGTAGCACATTCTCGGCGGAAGACTTCAAGGCTGCTTCCAATATCGTGCGGGAGGAAGCCGCCAAGTACGGCGCAACCACCGAGTCGTCGCTGTTTAATGAATCGGCCAAACGCGAGTACGACGTGCAGGGCAACGGCTACGAATTCAACCTGGGCCAAATCAATTTCGCCACACTTCTCATCACCGGTGAATGTCTTCTGTTGCAGAAGGTGCTCGACCTGCCGGCCGGACAACTCCCCCCGGCACCACCCATATGGCCGACGACCTCGACGCCACATTGA
- a CDS encoding LppA family lipoprotein — MITPQPLPRTLSRWQRIITLTMIGISTALIGGCTMDHNPDTSRRLTDEQKIQLIDSMRNKGSYEAARERLTATARIIADRISAAITGQTWKFTEDPAGRKADREGLSCKELTGDIARRPIADAVIFGTAFSAEDFKVVTNIVREEAAKYGATTESSLFNESAKRDYDVQGNGYEFRLLQIKFATLDIIGDCFLLQKVLDLPAGQLPPEPPIWPTTSTPTP, encoded by the coding sequence TTGATCACACCACAACCGCTTCCCCGAACGCTGTCGCGGTGGCAGCGCATCATCACGCTGACCATGATCGGCATATCAACCGCCCTGATAGGTGGCTGCACCATGGATCACAACCCTGACACATCACGGCGCCTGACCGACGAGCAGAAGATCCAGCTCATCGACAGCATGCGCAACAAAGGCTCCTACGAGGCCGCCCGGGAACGCCTCACCGCCACCGCCCGGATCATCGCCGACCGCATCAGTGCCGCCATCACGGGCCAAACCTGGAAATTCACCGAAGATCCCGCCGGGAGAAAGGCCGATCGGGAAGGTTTGTCGTGCAAGGAACTCACCGGCGATATCGCCCGGCGGCCGATCGCCGACGCAGTTATCTTTGGTACTGCGTTCTCGGCGGAGGACTTCAAGGTTGTCACCAATATCGTCCGCGAGGAAGCCGCCAAGTACGGCGCGACCACCGAGTCGTCGCTGTTTAACGAATCGGCCAAGCGCGACTACGACGTGCAGGGCAACGGCTACGAATTCCGACTCCTGCAAATCAAATTCGCCACGCTTGATATCATCGGCGATTGTTTTCTGTTGCAGAAGGTGCTCGACCTGCCGGCCGGACAACTCCCCCCGGAACCACCCATTTGGCCAACGACCTCGACGCCAACCCCGTGA
- a CDS encoding PIN domain nuclease — MLFCVDTSAWHHAARPEVARRWLAALSADQIGICDHVRLEILYSAKSATDYDALADELDGLARIPVGAETFTRACQVQRELAHVAGLHHRSVKIADLVIAAAAELSGTVVWHYDEDYDRVAAITGQPTEWIVPRGTL; from the coding sequence ATGTTGTTTTGCGTCGACACCAGCGCGTGGCATCATGCGGCGCGGCCGGAAGTTGCGCGCCGATGGTTGGCGGCCTTGTCCGCGGACCAGATCGGCATCTGCGACCACGTGCGGTTGGAGATCCTGTACTCGGCGAAGTCCGCCACCGACTACGACGCGCTCGCCGACGAACTCGACGGCTTGGCCCGTATACCAGTCGGTGCCGAAACCTTTACGCGCGCATGCCAAGTCCAGCGTGAGCTTGCCCACGTCGCCGGTCTGCATCACCGCAGCGTGAAGATCGCCGATCTGGTCATCGCCGCGGCGGCCGAACTCTCGGGCACCGTCGTGTGGCATTACGACGAGGACTATGACCGGGTCGCCGCCATCACCGGCCAACCTACGGAGTGGATCGTGCCGCGGGGGACCCTTTAA
- a CDS encoding ribbon-helix-helix domain-containing protein, with product MRTQVTLGAEELELLDRAAKASGASRSELIRRAIHSVYGTRSKQERLAALDHSRGSWQGRDFTGTDYVDAIRGDLNARLARLGLA from the coding sequence ATGCGGACTCAGGTGACCCTGGGCGCAGAGGAGCTTGAGCTGCTCGATCGTGCCGCCAAGGCGAGTGGCGCATCGCGGTCGGAACTCATCCGACGCGCAATCCACAGCGTCTACGGCACCAGATCCAAGCAGGAACGGCTCGCCGCGCTCGACCACAGCCGTGGTTCATGGCAAGGACGGGACTTCACCGGCACCGACTATGTCGACGCCATTCGGGGCGACCTCAACGCACGACTTGCTCGGCTCGGTCTGGCGTGA
- a CDS encoding type II toxin-antitoxin system VapC family toxin codes for MKLIDTSVAVDHLRGEPAAAGLLAELVHNGEQIAASELVRFELLAGARETELAALEAFFSALTWTRVTEDIARLGGQLARRYRRSHSGIDDVDYLIAATALVVDADLLTTNVCHFPMFRDLQPPY; via the coding sequence GTGAAGCTGATCGACACCTCGGTCGCGGTGGACCACCTCCGCGGCGAGCCTGCGGCAGCGGGGCTGCTGGCCGAACTGGTCCACAACGGTGAGCAGATCGCGGCCAGCGAGCTGGTGCGCTTCGAACTCCTGGCCGGCGCGCGGGAAACCGAGCTCGCGGCGCTGGAAGCTTTCTTCTCGGCATTGACCTGGACCCGGGTGACCGAGGACATTGCCCGGCTCGGTGGACAACTCGCCCGTCGATACCGGCGCAGCCACAGCGGCATCGACGACGTCGACTACCTGATCGCAGCGACCGCACTCGTCGTCGACGCCGACCTGCTCACCACCAATGTGTGCCACTTCCCGATGTTCCGGGATCTGCAGCCGCCCTACTGA
- a CDS encoding PIN domain-containing protein has product MIFADTSFWAALGNVGDARHGAAKRLWASKPPVVMTSNHVLGETWTLLNRRCGHRAAVAAAAIRFSTVVRVEHVTADLEEQAWEWLARHDEREYSFVDATSFALMRKKSIRNAYAFDGDFSAAGFVEVRP; this is encoded by the coding sequence ATGATCTTCGCCGACACGTCCTTCTGGGCCGCACTTGGCAACGTCGGCGACGCTCGACACGGCGCCGCGAAGAGATTGTGGGCCAGCAAACCGCCCGTGGTGATGACCTCGAATCATGTCCTGGGCGAGACCTGGACGCTGCTCAACCGGCGCTGCGGTCACCGCGCCGCGGTTGCCGCCGCCGCCATCCGCTTCAGCACCGTCGTTCGCGTCGAGCACGTCACGGCCGACCTGGAAGAGCAGGCCTGGGAGTGGCTCGCACGGCACGACGAGCGAGAGTACTCGTTCGTCGACGCGACGAGCTTCGCGCTGATGCGCAAGAAGAGCATCCGCAACGCGTATGCCTTCGACGGTGACTTCAGCGCTGCCGGATTTGTCGAGGTAAGACCGTAG
- a CDS encoding ExeA family protein — MMDKLISYYGFSRIPFGRDLAPSMLHRHGAHNEAVARIGWCVADRRIGVVTGEVGAGKTVAVRAALTALDRSRHAVIYLPDPTVGVRGIHHRIVASLGGQPLTHHATLAPQAADALAAEQAERGRTPVVVVEEAHLLDYDQLEALRLLTNHDLDSSSPFACLLIGQPTLRRRMKLGVLAALDQRIGLRYAMPPMTDKETASYLRHHLALAGRDDTLFSDDAVTLVHQTSRGYPRAVNNLALQALVAAFAADKAIVDESSTRTAIAEVTAD; from the coding sequence ATGATGGACAAACTGATCTCCTACTACGGGTTTTCGCGCATCCCCTTCGGCCGCGATCTGGCCCCTTCCATGTTGCACCGCCACGGCGCGCACAACGAAGCGGTCGCTCGCATCGGCTGGTGTGTCGCCGACCGCCGCATCGGTGTGGTCACCGGCGAGGTCGGCGCCGGCAAGACGGTAGCCGTGCGCGCCGCGCTGACCGCCCTGGACCGAAGCCGCCACGCCGTCATCTACCTGCCCGACCCCACCGTCGGGGTGCGCGGCATCCACCACCGCATCGTCGCCTCGTTGGGCGGACAACCCCTTACCCACCACGCAACTTTGGCTCCCCAAGCCGCCGACGCCCTGGCCGCCGAACAAGCCGAGCGCGGACGCACCCCTGTCGTGGTCGTCGAGGAAGCACACCTGCTCGACTATGACCAGTTGGAAGCGTTGCGGCTCTTGACAAATCACGACCTCGACTCGTCGAGCCCCTTCGCGTGCCTGCTCATCGGCCAGCCCACGCTACGGCGCCGGATGAAACTTGGCGTGCTCGCCGCGCTCGACCAGCGCATCGGCCTGCGCTACGCAATGCCGCCCATGACCGACAAGGAGACCGCAAGCTACCTGCGCCACCACCTGGCCCTGGCCGGGCGTGACGACACGCTGTTCTCCGACGACGCGGTCACCCTCGTGCATCAGACAAGCCGAGGCTATCCACGCGCGGTCAACAACCTCGCACTACAAGCCCTCGTTGCCGCGTTCGCCGCCGATAAGGCCATCGTGGATGAATCCTCCACCCGCACAGCCATCGCCGAAGTCACGGCAGACTGA